The window CGGCTCGATCGCCGCACTGAGCGGGCAGACGGACCGCATCGATTCGCGCACAGCTGCACCGGCCGCGCTGCTCAGATCAAAGGCGCGCCAGCCCTTGCGCTCGCTCCAGCGGAACAGCAGCACGGAACCGTTCTTCGAGCGCACGACCGCGGCCAGTGTGCGGCCGCGCCGGTCCCGCAGCAGTACGGGATCGTCGGCGACGATGAAGCGCTCGCGATCGCCCGCGCGGGCGGTGACGTTCTCTGCGGTCCAGCCGCCGCGGGCGCGCCAGCGTGCGTGCATCAGCTCGCCGGTGCGCGTGCGCACCACGACGTGCATGGCGCCGCCGAGTCGCACGCCGGCCGGCCTGCCGACGCATGCGGCCCGGGCGAGCGGCCCCGCGTCGACGTGTTCGGCTTCCCAGGTTGGCAGCCGACCGCGACGGAAGTGCATCAGCCTGCCGGTGCCGCATGCGAACAGCGAAACGCGTCCCCGCTCGCGCGCAACGCCGGTTGCGGTGCCGTCGAATGCGCCGTGTGTGCGCGTGTCGGTGATGCGGCGTGCGCGCCAGCCGAGGCCGGGACGTCGCCGGCAATCGATCAGCTCACCCCTCGTCGTCCACAGCACGGTCCGACCGCCGCCAACGAACGCTGCCTGCGCGACGTCGCTGCCGTCCAGGATGTCGACATCGATGTGCTCGGTCGCGTACCCACCCGACCGCCTGCGTCGCACGTGAAGCAGCCGTCCGTCGGGGCCGGCGCCGATCGCCTCGAACGAGCCATCGATCGCGCTGCCATGAACCGCGAGGAGCCGTTCGATCCGGGAGCCGTCGTTGGCCGCACTGTGCAGCGTCAGTGCTGCGGGCTCCGGCCGATCATACGGGACACAGAAGAATCCGCGCACCGCTGTTTTCACCGCGAGGCGCGCATCGAGCGACTTGCCCGCACCCGTGTGGAAGACCAGCCGGACGTTGTCGTTGCCCGGGCGTGCCGGGTCATACACGCGAACACTCGCGCGTCGTGCACGCCGGTCGAGCTCGTAGTCGTAGGCAAGGACCGCGAGGTTCTGTGACGGCTCGGCGTGTCGACCCTGCGCGAGAACCAGGTAGATCATGACGGGCGTGCCGTCGTCCAGCAGCTGTCGCAGGCGGCGGAACTCCGTCCGACTGCGCTCGGTAATGCCGGGTCGCCCGGGAACACCACGATCCGGCAGCGACTGCCAGTCCCGCAGCTGGTGCCACCCCGCACGCGCAAGCGCCTCGCCCTGCCGCCGCACGACCGCCTCCAGCAGCGCCTCCGGAGGCGCCGCTCCCGCATCGGCCGCGGGCAGCGGCCGGCCGGCGAGGTAGTAATCGAGCGCAGTCCAGGCGGCGCCGGCGCTCAGGCCGAAGGCTCCGGGCGACGGCGTGCCGAGTCCGAAGTCCTCACCGTCCGCAGACTGCAGGACGCAGGGGAATCCGTGGCGCGAAGGCAGAAATGCCTCGATCCGCATGGACGCTCCAGTACGGGTTCAGCGTTCGATGTACGGGAAAAACCGCCAGCCGAAGGCTGGCGCGGGAGAGGATGTCCGAAGGTAAGCGGGAAGGTACGGTGGCGCAATCGTTTCGTGCGTCGAGATGCGCTTTATCCGAGGGGGCGGGTGTGTTGCTCTCCCATGACGCCAACGCCAGCACGATCGCAACCGTGCTGCCATCGCTGGGCCTGTCGCACGGCAACGTCTCTCCGCAACTCGATGCACAGCGACAGACGCACGCAGCCCCGGCCGGACGCTTCCGGTCGGGGCTGCGTGATCTATGGGCCCGGCGCGACTCGAACGCGCGGCCTACGGATTAGGAATCCGTCGCTCTATCCACCTGAGCTACGGGCCCGGAATGACGACAGACACAAAATTTAACGGAATCGGCGGCGCTTTTCACTACCGCACCCAGGCAACAGACCGGCTGCACCTGCGTGCCCGCTCCCTACTCCGCCGCCACCAGGTACCCCGCGATGACACCCGCCAGCAGCGCGTCCAGCGCATCGCCACGCACGCTCTTCTGCGCGAGCACTTCGTAGCCGTGCTGCCGCAGTTGTGTGGCGAGTGCTTCCAGCCGGTCGGCGACGTCGTTCGCGCGCTGCTCCCGCAACGTGGCACTGCGCGGCCGACGAGCCGGCACCGCTCGCAACGACAGCGGCGCGGTGTCGATCAGCCCCGGCGCTGCGACGGTCGACACCGTCGCAGTCACCGACGCAGCGCCTGGTACCATCGCGGATGACTCCGCCGGGGGTGCGGACTCCGCCGATGAGGCGAGAGCAGGCACGCCCGCAGCATCATTATCGAGCGCAACCGTGCGCACCGTCGCTTCGCCGACGCCCCTTGGCAGCCTCGCCGCGCCTTCCGGGATGATAAAGGCATCCAGCGGAAACGCGGGGCTCTCCTCGAGGAGCGCGGGTGGCTCATACGGGCGCCCGGTCTTCGACTGCGCGTCACCGTCGCGCGACCCCCTCCGGGGGGCGGCGCGGACGTCGACGGCCACGCTGCGCGGCCCCGACGCCCGGAACGGCGGCAGCGGTGTGGCCATGCGCAGGCGGGGTCCGCCATTCATGCGAGTCGTGCGCGCCGGTGCTGGCAGGCTGACGCGACGCTGGGGCTGCATCGGGCTCCTGTGGATGGGTCGCCGGGGAAAGCGCCACCACAAGATATTGTGTGCCCGGTGGCATCGAAAGGCCGTTGCTTGCGCTTTGTGAGATGAAGGCGGTGCCGACACGAGCGCTCGGACGCCATGGGTACAACCTGCCCCGACTCACTCCACGCGGGTCGTGACTTCCAGTCCGACCAGCAGCATGCGGCCGGCGGCCGGCTCGAAGAACCGCCCGCCGAATGCGTTGATTGCTACTGCACCGGCGTACACCTCGTCTGTGATGTTGCGAAGGGCGAGGAAGGGAGCGAACCGGGCGTCGCCTGCGGAAAAGGCGGTGTGCACACGCGCGCCGAGCACGGTGGCTGCCTGCGTGCGGGACTCTGCGGTATTGGCGTCGGATGCGTAATAGGCGGCGGTGTGCTCGACGTCGACTTCGACCGTGAGGGGACCGCTCCAGCGCGCGTCGGCGAACAGGCGCAGCGGCGGGATCCCCGGAACCTCGTTGTCCTCGTGATCCGCGCCGGGATCGCCGTCGTCGCGGAAGCGCACGTCGAGGGCGGTGAGCGACGTCCGTACGCGCCAGTCGGTGGTCGGCTCCAGCGTTGCGCCGATCTCGAGCCCGCGGTGCGTCGTCTCGCCGGCGTTGCGAAAGAACGAGCGTTCCTCGATGCCCTCCACCTGGAACGGGACGATCGCATCGTCGACGCGGTAGGCGAATGCAGCGGCGTCCAGGGTCAGCCAGGCAGCAGGCGCGCCTCGCACGCCGAGCTCACCGCCCCACGTCCGCTCCGGCTGCAGCGAATCGTTGAATCCCGTCGGGCAGCACGCCTCGCCTGCTAGCGGCGGAGCATTCGCCAGCTCGGTCGTGGTGGGCGTCTGGAATGCGCTGGTGAAATTCGCGTACGCGCTCAGGTGTCGTGACACCTCGACGAGCAGCGCGGCGGAGGGGCTGAGGGCGGAGAGCACACGCTCGCCGGATCCGTCGCCATCCGCGGGGAGGTGATCCTCGGTGCGGAACGAGATGCGATCCCAGCGTGCTGCGAGCGTGAGGTGCGCACGTCCAAGCTGTGCCGCTGCATGTACATAGGGTGCAAGAGCGACCACCTCGTCTCGCTGGTCGCGTCGCTGCTCCGCGCCGGCGGTTCCCGCGTCATTGCTCCACTCGCGACGGTCGTCGCGCTGCAGCTCCGCCTCGAAGCCGGCACCGAAGTCGAAGCGGCCGCGGGTGCCAAGCACGTGTGCGCGCGCGCCGCCGCTGCCGCGCTCGAGCGCGATCACGGCGATGGGAATCGGGTTTTCGAGCTCGCGGTGAGCGCCCCACGCGGTCACTCGTGCATCGAACAGGGTTCCCTGGCGCTCGTATGTGAGGCCGCCCTGTACCTGGCGTGCTGCCTCACCGGTGCCCTGCCGCACGTTGTTCGGCCAGGCCATGGAGGGGTCCAGGCGCACCGAGTCCCACGGCAGCGAGCCCGGGTTGAGTGCGCGGGGAGCATCGGCAGCGTTCAGCACGAAGCGCAGGAAGCCGTTCCGACCCACCGGCTGCACGACGTGCGCATTGAGCGTGTTCTGCTCGG of the Longimicrobiales bacterium genome contains:
- a CDS encoding TonB-dependent receptor — translated: MIRRVACRLAVAGALLAGPAHALAQTPDTLRHQADSARAGGSFALDTLRVEVTRAPTPLRLLPMAASAIQQDDIATARPGVGLDEVLGPVPGVFIANRENLALGARVTLRGFGARSAFGVRGVRIVADGIPLTSADGQGSLNNLDLARAGRVEVLRGPASTLYGNAAGGVIRLVTAPPPPVTEASARLTVGDEARGSLGGLVRIDAGVAGPLGGGGYRIGASQLSRDGVREHSAAEQNTLNAHVVQPVGRNGFLRFVLNAADAPRALNPGSLPWDSVRLDPSMAWPNNVRQGTGEAARQVQGGLTYERQGTLFDARVTAWGAHRELENPIPIAVIALERGSGGARAHVLGTRGRFDFGAGFEAELQRDDRREWSNDAGTAGAEQRRDQRDEVVALAPYVHAAAQLGRAHLTLAARWDRISFRTEDHLPADGDGSGERVLSALSPSAALLVEVSRHLSAYANFTSAFQTPTTTELANAPPLAGEACCPTGFNDSLQPERTWGGELGVRGAPAAWLTLDAAAFAYRVDDAIVPFQVEGIEERSFFRNAGETTHRGLEIGATLEPTTDWRVRTSLTALDVRFRDDGDPGADHEDNEVPGIPPLRLFADARWSGPLTVEVDVEHTAAYYASDANTAESRTQAATVLGARVHTAFSAGDARFAPFLALRNITDEVYAGAVAINAFGGRFFEPAAGRMLLVGLEVTTRVE